A single window of Pseudomonadota bacterium DNA harbors:
- a CDS encoding rubrerythrin has product MSLKGTKTEGNLKAAFAGESQANRRYLYFAQKADVEGYNDVSAVFRSTAEGETGHAHGHLEYLEAVGDPATGKPIGSTSLNLQAAIAGETHEYSDMYPGMAKTAREEGFDEIADWFETLAKAERSHANRFQKALDSLG; this is encoded by the coding sequence ATGTCACTCAAAGGCACCAAGACCGAAGGCAATCTGAAAGCTGCTTTCGCCGGCGAATCGCAGGCCAACCGCCGCTATCTCTATTTCGCACAGAAGGCCGACGTCGAAGGCTACAACGACGTTTCGGCCGTGTTCCGTTCCACCGCGGAAGGCGAAACCGGCCATGCCCATGGCCACCTGGAGTACCTCGAGGCGGTGGGCGATCCGGCCACCGGCAAGCCGATAGGCAGCACCTCCCTGAACCTGCAGGCTGCCATCGCCGGCGAGACCCATGAGTACTCGGACATGTATCCGGGCATGGCCAAGACCGCGCGCGAAGAAGGCTTTGACGAAATCGCCGACTGGTTCGAAACCTTGGCCAAGGCCGAGCGCTCGCATGCCAATCGTTTCCAGAAGGCTCTCGACTCGCTGGGTTGA
- a CDS encoding exodeoxyribonuclease VII small subunit, translated as MAELESLVEKMEQGEFSLEDSIKQFERGMQLARTCQRALRAAEQKVLKLAADNNQESLQDFALPDEN; from the coding sequence ATGGCGGAACTGGAGTCGCTGGTCGAAAAGATGGAACAAGGCGAATTCTCGCTGGAGGATTCCATCAAGCAATTCGAACGTGGCATGCAGCTCGCGCGAACCTGTCAGCGCGCGTTGCGCGCGGCCGAGCAGAAAGTGCTGAAACTGGCCGCCGACAACAACCAGGAGTCCCTGCAGGACTTTGCCCTACCCGACGAGAACTGA
- the ispA gene encoding (2E,6E)-farnesyl diphosphate synthase — protein MTTLEQRIAPLVARANDALDRFLPPASQPPTRLHEAMRYAALAPGKRIRPVLTYATGAALGVSLDLLDAPAAAVEFIHAYSLIHDDLPAMDDDDLRRGRPTCHRQFDEATAILAGDALQALAFEALLHDSARSLPSACRLAMVQVLAQASGSLGMAGGQALDLSAVGKKLSLAELENMHKHKTGALIRASVKLGVLATGSDDADLDQRLERYATCIGLAFQVQDDILDVEGATEVIGKPQGSDADRDKPTYPNLLGMDEAKATARRLCDEATDSLAPLGARGETLAMIANFIVKRDR, from the coding sequence GTGACTACCCTAGAACAACGTATCGCGCCGCTGGTGGCGCGCGCGAACGACGCCCTCGACAGATTCCTACCGCCGGCCAGCCAGCCGCCAACGCGCCTGCACGAAGCGATGCGCTATGCCGCCCTGGCGCCGGGCAAGCGCATCCGTCCGGTGCTGACCTATGCAACGGGCGCGGCCCTCGGCGTGTCGCTGGACTTGCTCGATGCGCCAGCCGCGGCGGTCGAATTCATACACGCTTATTCGCTCATTCACGACGATCTGCCGGCCATGGACGACGACGACCTGCGTCGTGGCCGGCCGACCTGCCATCGCCAGTTCGACGAGGCCACCGCCATCCTTGCCGGTGATGCCCTGCAGGCCCTGGCCTTCGAAGCCCTCCTGCACGACAGTGCCCGCAGCCTGCCGAGCGCCTGCCGGCTGGCGATGGTGCAGGTGCTGGCGCAGGCCAGCGGTTCGCTCGGCATGGCGGGCGGCCAGGCGCTGGACCTCTCCGCGGTCGGCAAGAAGTTGTCGCTCGCCGAGCTCGAGAACATGCACAAGCACAAGACCGGCGCGCTCATTCGCGCCAGCGTCAAACTCGGCGTCCTGGCGACCGGCAGCGACGATGCCGATCTCGATCAGCGCCTGGAGCGCTATGCGACCTGCATTGGCCTCGCCTTCCAGGTGCAGGACGACATCCTCGATGTCGAAGGCGCCACCGAAGTCATCGGCAAGCCCCAGGGTTCCGACGCCGACCGGGACAAGCCCACCTATCCGAATCTGCTGGGCATGGACGAAGCCAAGGCCACCGCGCGACGCTTGTGTGACGAGGCGACCGACAGCCTCGCGCCGCTCGGCGCACGCGGCGAAACCCTGGCCATGATTGCGAACTTCATCGTCAAACGCGACCGCTGA
- the mazG gene encoding nucleoside triphosphate pyrophosphohydrolase: MADLQRLQQLMRRLRAPVGGCPWDLEQTFASLVPHTLEEAYEVADAIARGDFEHLPGELGDLLFQVIFYSQLGEERALFAMDDVIHALESKLVTRHPHVFGDVQASDAHEVAQAWEARKARERSARPGQVASSELDDVPLSLPALSRARKLQKRAARVGFDWPDVSGPWSKLREETEELAQAATRGEQEAELGDLLFAAVNLARHLDIDPEAALRGANARFERRFRHIESAVAGRGRQLEDCDLGTLDALWDEAKQAGL; this comes from the coding sequence ATGGCTGATCTGCAACGCCTGCAGCAGTTGATGCGGCGCCTGCGCGCGCCGGTGGGTGGCTGTCCGTGGGATCTGGAGCAGACGTTTGCGTCGCTCGTGCCGCATACCCTCGAAGAAGCCTACGAAGTGGCCGACGCCATTGCGCGCGGCGACTTCGAACATTTGCCCGGCGAATTGGGCGACCTCCTGTTCCAGGTGATTTTCTACAGCCAACTCGGCGAGGAGCGCGCGTTGTTCGCCATGGACGACGTCATCCATGCGCTCGAAAGCAAGTTGGTCACCCGCCATCCGCACGTGTTCGGCGACGTGCAGGCGAGCGACGCGCACGAGGTGGCGCAGGCGTGGGAGGCGCGCAAGGCCAGGGAACGCAGCGCACGGCCAGGCCAGGTCGCGTCGAGTGAACTGGATGACGTGCCGTTGTCGCTGCCGGCGCTCAGCCGCGCGCGCAAGCTGCAAAAACGCGCCGCCCGTGTCGGCTTCGATTGGCCGGACGTCAGCGGCCCGTGGTCGAAGTTGCGCGAGGAAACCGAGGAGTTGGCGCAGGCTGCCACGCGCGGCGAACAGGAGGCGGAATTGGGCGACCTGCTGTTTGCCGCGGTCAACCTTGCCCGCCACCTGGACATCGATCCCGAAGCGGCACTGCGCGGTGCCAACGCCAGGTTCGAGCGACGCTTTCGCCACATCGAGAGCGCCGTGGCGGGCCGCGGACGACAACTGGAAGACTGCGACCTCGGCACCCTGGACGCCCTGTGGGACGAAGCCAAGCAGGCTGGCCTGTAA
- a CDS encoding HNH endonuclease, with translation MSTPLILRLDVAGAPIRWIPWQDAVCLYSRNMVAWTAGQNAFTFRGGYPRGRGERSSITVHSIIAIKHSKRGQHPRRHVPPLNNHELFRRDDYLCLYCGGEFSDHQLTRDHVIPLSRGGVDRWSNVVSACRSCNTRKGGRTPEQASMPLLAIPYVPNWAEFLVLSNRRILADQMDFLKSQFNRHPRISDLA, from the coding sequence ATGTCCACGCCGCTCATACTGAGACTCGACGTCGCCGGCGCGCCGATACGCTGGATACCCTGGCAGGATGCCGTGTGCCTCTACAGCCGCAACATGGTGGCCTGGACGGCGGGGCAAAACGCCTTCACGTTCCGCGGCGGTTACCCACGGGGTCGGGGCGAACGCTCGTCCATCACCGTCCATTCGATCATCGCCATCAAGCACTCCAAGCGCGGGCAGCACCCGCGGCGCCATGTCCCACCGCTCAATAACCATGAGTTGTTCCGCCGCGATGACTACCTGTGCCTCTATTGCGGGGGCGAGTTTTCCGACCACCAATTGACGCGCGATCACGTCATTCCCCTGTCGCGAGGCGGCGTCGATCGCTGGTCGAACGTCGTCAGTGCCTGTCGCAGTTGCAACACGCGCAAAGGCGGGCGTACACCGGAACAGGCGTCCATGCCCCTGCTTGCGATACCTTATGTGCCCAACTGGGCGGAATTCCTCGTACTCTCCAATCGACGCATCCTGGCCGACCAGATGGACTTCCTCAAATCCCAGTTCAATCGTCACCCTCGAATTTCGGATCTCGCATGA
- a CDS encoding L,D-transpeptidase family protein has protein sequence MKTRNRNALASAMLALLVSGAPLAGHAAAPVYLITPEAPDVVGELGQTTSVYKDTISDLARDFDQGYREMRLANPKVDSWLPGDGTPVLVPSMYVIPQAPRDGIVINIAEMRMYYFNGKDASGAKRVMTFPISIGREQWVTPKGRTTVVGKVKNPAWHPPKSIRKEHAEEGDILPAVVPPGPDNPLGTHAMMLGINGYLIHGTDKPFGIGMRVTHGCIRMYPEDIVTMFNATPVGTPVHIVNQPFKVGLANGNIYLEVHPHLEEEQDKAADEQYSKAVKLILERVKGQDAALVWADIKHALESPTGIPQVVGTVQPKIRTEAALDGVVRQVAGN, from the coding sequence ATGAAAACCAGGAATAGAAATGCGCTCGCGAGCGCGATGCTTGCCTTGCTGGTGTCCGGTGCGCCGCTGGCCGGCCACGCTGCCGCGCCCGTGTACCTGATTACGCCCGAGGCGCCGGACGTGGTCGGCGAATTGGGCCAGACCACTTCGGTTTACAAGGACACCATTTCCGATCTCGCTCGAGACTTCGACCAGGGCTACCGCGAGATGCGCCTGGCCAATCCCAAGGTCGATTCGTGGTTGCCGGGTGACGGCACCCCGGTGCTCGTGCCGTCGATGTATGTCATTCCCCAGGCGCCGCGCGATGGCATCGTCATCAACATCGCGGAAATGCGCATGTATTACTTCAACGGCAAGGACGCCAGCGGCGCCAAGCGCGTCATGACTTTCCCGATCAGTATCGGTCGCGAGCAGTGGGTGACGCCCAAGGGCCGCACCACCGTGGTCGGCAAGGTCAAGAACCCGGCATGGCATCCGCCGAAATCGATCCGCAAGGAGCACGCCGAGGAGGGCGACATCCTGCCGGCGGTGGTGCCGCCAGGCCCGGACAATCCACTGGGAACCCATGCCATGATGCTCGGCATCAACGGTTACCTGATTCATGGTACCGACAAACCCTTCGGCATCGGCATGCGCGTCACCCACGGCTGCATTCGCATGTATCCGGAGGACATCGTCACGATGTTCAATGCCACGCCCGTCGGCACGCCCGTGCACATCGTCAACCAGCCGTTCAAGGTTGGCCTTGCCAATGGCAATATCTACCTGGAGGTGCACCCGCATCTCGAGGAAGAGCAGGACAAGGCGGCCGATGAGCAATACTCGAAGGCTGTGAAGTTGATTCTCGAGCGGGTCAAGGGCCAGGACGCCGCCCTGGTGTGGGCGGACATCAAGCACGCACTTGAAAGCCCGACCGGGATCCCGCAGGTGGTGGGCACCGTGCAGCCCAAGATCCGTACGGAAGCGGCGCTTGACGGTGTCGTGCGGCAGGTCGCCGGGAACTGA
- a CDS encoding DUF423 domain-containing protein yields the protein MDEPAIDATVVEANGAAQSDALEKRAVRVVGMQSHGRRVVAIAPLRNGWRRRHEQPCGGQQYHRERAAKRFMLRCAQIFIGSRNHRNYNALVKSDYASSSMGSWGVAAMLTGGIAGCAGVVLDALSAHALQSRLTSHDMNSLTTAARYLMLHGLLLIVIAGRLRQAAASRVLKAVVLLAATGIVLFCGGLTAKVLTGMAVYGAAAPYGGTAFMAAWLGCALHAVARPRSHS from the coding sequence GTGGACGAGCCGGCCATCGACGCGACGGTCGTCGAGGCGAACGGCGCCGCGCAGTCTGATGCCTTGGAAAAGCGCGCCGTTAGGGTAGTCGGGATGCAAAGCCACGGGCGTCGCGTCGTCGCCATCGCACCCCTGCGCAATGGCTGGCGCCGACGCCATGAGCAGCCATGCGGTGGTCAGCAATATCACCGAGAGCGCGCTGCCAAGCGCTTCATGTTGCGCTGCGCGCAAATTTTTATAGGTTCCAGAAACCATCGCAATTATAATGCGTTAGTGAAAAGCGATTACGCCAGTTCAAGCATGGGCTCGTGGGGCGTGGCGGCTATGCTGACGGGCGGTATCGCCGGCTGCGCAGGGGTGGTGCTCGATGCGCTGTCCGCCCATGCCTTGCAGTCGCGTTTGACATCGCACGACATGAACTCGCTCACGACCGCGGCCCGGTACCTGATGCTGCATGGGCTGCTCTTGATCGTCATTGCGGGCAGGCTGCGACAGGCGGCGGCGTCGCGCGTGCTCAAAGCCGTGGTGCTGTTGGCCGCTACTGGAATCGTTCTGTTTTGCGGCGGTCTGACCGCGAAAGTCCTGACCGGCATGGCGGTGTATGGCGCCGCCGCGCCCTACGGGGGGACTGCGTTCATGGCGGCTTGGTTGGGTTGCGCGCTGCATGCAGTGGCCCGTCCTCGCTCACATTCCTAA
- a CDS encoding esterase-like activity of phytase family protein: MQRLVAVSDLGFLVHFEPHFHDGMLVGVSYCASHALRDAAGNALQGRWRDAEGLSLRPGPSPGEEQLLVSFEQRPRIQRYTLDGHLLGALPLPEELRGPARYRHPNRALEAVTETRRHGVVTAPELPMAGQTGRGIAVTSLTGPSFEFHSLDEQYSGLVGLETLPDDNLLVLERRYISPFRPLIIALSRMTLPDQPAGAVRQRELARFDTTAGWAMDNFESVARHAGNRYFMVSDDNASPLQHGLLLYFEVLDDDDAAHGPEPAKPPLSRHRF, translated from the coding sequence TTGCAACGCCTGGTCGCGGTCTCCGACCTCGGCTTCCTTGTGCATTTCGAACCCCATTTTCATGACGGCATGCTGGTCGGCGTCAGCTATTGCGCAAGCCATGCCCTGCGCGACGCCGCCGGCAATGCCTTGCAAGGGCGCTGGCGCGACGCTGAAGGATTGAGCCTGCGTCCCGGCCCGTCGCCCGGCGAGGAACAATTGCTGGTGTCGTTCGAGCAGCGGCCGCGCATCCAGCGCTACACCTTGGACGGACACTTGCTCGGGGCTTTGCCGCTGCCCGAAGAGCTACGTGGCCCCGCGCGCTATCGGCATCCCAATCGCGCGCTCGAAGCCGTGACCGAAACGCGGCGCCATGGCGTCGTCACCGCGCCGGAATTGCCGATGGCGGGTCAGACCGGGCGCGGCATTGCGGTGACGAGCCTTACCGGCCCGAGCTTTGAATTCCACAGTCTCGATGAGCAATACAGCGGCCTGGTGGGGCTGGAAACCCTGCCCGACGACAACCTGCTGGTGCTCGAACGCCGCTACATATCACCGTTCCGGCCGCTGATCATCGCCTTGAGTCGCATGACACTGCCGGACCAGCCGGCGGGCGCGGTCCGCCAGCGCGAACTCGCGCGCTTCGATACGACCGCCGGTTGGGCCATGGACAATTTCGAGTCCGTCGCGCGCCACGCCGGCAACCGCTATTTCATGGTGTCCGACGACAACGCCAGCCCGCTGCAACACGGCCTGTTGCTGTACTTTGAAGTACTGGACGACGACGACGCCGCGCACGGGCCCGAACCCGCCAAGCCACCGCTCAGCCGGCATCGGTTCTGA
- the moaB gene encoding molybdenum cofactor biosynthesis protein B, which translates to MTTERQFLPLDIAVLTISDTRDETTDKSGKLLCDRVLAAGHRVHDKRICRDDIYAIRAIVSHWIAASEVNVVLTTGGTGVTGRDGTPEAVAPLFDKTLDGFGEMFRVLSYEDIKTSTLQSRAVAGVANATYVFCLPGSGGACALGWDALIVHQLDFRTRPCNLVELMPRLLER; encoded by the coding sequence GTGACTACCGAACGCCAATTCCTTCCCCTCGATATCGCGGTGCTGACGATTTCGGACACGCGCGATGAAACGACCGACAAGTCCGGCAAGCTGCTGTGCGATCGCGTGCTCGCCGCCGGGCACCGCGTTCACGACAAGCGCATTTGTCGAGACGACATCTACGCCATCCGCGCCATCGTTTCGCATTGGATCGCGGCCAGCGAGGTCAACGTGGTCTTGACTACCGGCGGCACCGGTGTGACCGGACGTGATGGCACGCCGGAGGCGGTCGCGCCCTTGTTCGACAAGACGCTCGACGGCTTCGGCGAAATGTTTCGCGTGTTGTCCTACGAGGACATCAAGACTTCGACGCTGCAGTCGCGCGCGGTGGCCGGCGTGGCGAACGCCACCTACGTCTTCTGCCTGCCCGGCTCGGGCGGCGCCTGCGCCTTGGGCTGGGACGCGTTGATCGTGCACCAGCTCGACTTCCGCACCCGGCCCTGCAACCTGGTGGAACTCATGCCGCGCCTGCTCGAGCGCTGA
- a CDS encoding RNA-binding S4 domain-containing protein, which produces MPSHPNPHDDAPSNRPAADAGQRIDRWLCNVRFFKTRGLAVEAIDNGRIEINGVRAKAAKLVKPGDQVRVQRPPYVHEVEVLGMVEQRVGAAIAQELYKESEQSIAARAQLRERQVLGAVREAPRDGKLDKHDRRERERLKRMYD; this is translated from the coding sequence ATGCCAAGCCATCCTAACCCGCACGACGATGCGCCCTCAAATCGGCCAGCCGCGGATGCCGGCCAGCGTATCGACCGCTGGTTGTGCAACGTGCGGTTCTTCAAGACCCGCGGGCTCGCGGTCGAAGCGATAGACAACGGCCGCATCGAGATCAACGGCGTGCGCGCCAAGGCCGCCAAGCTGGTCAAGCCTGGCGACCAGGTGCGCGTGCAGCGTCCTCCCTACGTACACGAGGTCGAAGTGCTGGGCATGGTCGAGCAACGGGTCGGCGCCGCCATTGCCCAGGAGCTCTACAAGGAAAGCGAACAGAGCATTGCCGCGCGCGCGCAACTGCGCGAACGGCAGGTGCTCGGTGCGGTGCGCGAGGCGCCGCGCGACGGCAAACTCGACAAGCACGACAGGCGCGAACGCGAACGCCTCAAACGTATGTACGACTGA
- a CDS encoding MoxR family ATPase: protein MNAPLTATELSAAADVHRRLAHALNSVVTGQQRVVRHLLAAFLCGGHVLLEDYPGTGKTTLAKALARAVGADFQRIQFTPDLLPTDLLGASIYNPRSQEFVIHKGPIFTNILLADEINRASPRTQSALLEAMGEGQVSLEGQQFALARPYFVIATQNPIEFHGTYPLPEAQMDRFALRLALGYVSIDDEISIITRDEARLASAQAAPVVSRDEVLSYQDAAARIAISAELSRYLVTLVAATRHMPALELGASPRASIALLKCAQALALFDGLDFVTPDLIQELAPLVLNHRLAVRAEARFGGASAATCIAELLDSIPVPR, encoded by the coding sequence ATGAACGCCCCCCTCACGGCCACCGAACTGAGCGCTGCCGCCGACGTCCACCGGCGCCTCGCACACGCCCTCAACAGCGTGGTGACCGGACAGCAACGCGTGGTGCGCCACCTGCTCGCCGCCTTCCTGTGCGGCGGCCACGTGCTGTTGGAGGACTATCCAGGCACGGGCAAGACCACGCTCGCCAAGGCCTTGGCACGCGCGGTGGGCGCCGATTTCCAGCGCATCCAGTTCACGCCGGACCTGCTGCCCACCGACCTGCTCGGCGCGTCCATATACAACCCGCGCAGCCAGGAATTCGTCATCCACAAGGGGCCGATATTCACCAACATCCTGCTCGCCGACGAAATCAACCGCGCTTCGCCACGCACCCAATCGGCGCTGCTCGAAGCGATGGGTGAAGGCCAGGTGAGTCTCGAAGGGCAGCAATTCGCGCTGGCGCGACCCTATTTCGTGATTGCGACCCAGAACCCGATCGAATTCCACGGCACCTATCCCCTGCCGGAGGCGCAGATGGATCGCTTCGCGCTGCGCCTGGCGCTGGGCTACGTGTCCATCGACGACGAGATATCGATCATCACGCGCGACGAGGCGCGGCTCGCCAGCGCGCAGGCCGCGCCGGTCGTCAGCCGCGACGAGGTGCTCTCGTACCAGGACGCCGCCGCGCGTATCGCCATCAGCGCCGAGCTGTCCCGCTATCTCGTCACGCTGGTGGCGGCGACACGCCATATGCCGGCGTTGGAACTGGGCGCGAGCCCACGCGCCTCGATCGCGCTGCTGAAATGCGCGCAGGCCCTGGCGCTGTTCGACGGCCTGGATTTCGTCACGCCGGACCTCATCCAGGAATTGGCGCCCTTGGTGTTGAACCACCGCCTGGCGGTACGTGCCGAGGCGCGCTTCGGTGGCGCCAGCGCGGCGACCTGCATCGCCGAACTGCTGGACTCCATCCCGGTACCGCGCTGA
- a CDS encoding DUF58 domain-containing protein, with the protein MPPRTLFRLFPFAARASRALEQGFTASGRLLLGVLLSAAVLGIDIGQTLAYQLAILAFALLLASFVLTLRWRPRLEVRRILPNMASNGHVSHYWLEITNRGPRVESDLLVHDTLAQPSLSLARFKALRDTYGGDSNWFDRAVGFPRWVALRRRDRGAELVAVPVPSIAIGATVRVRVELTPLRRGWLRFASLCIMRPDPLGLCRARHHVILPDKLLALPRRHALPAIHLASERRYQPGGLSLAHAVGDSQEFAALRDYQPGDPRRHIHWRSFAKTGTLIVKQYQDEYFDRHALVVDTRSVDAPARFEAVIEVAASVLSQHRAQDSILDLVIAGNEVLELNAGRGLGDSMRALAYLAEAVGAEHDDIAGVAALLRARVGQLASIILVFGHFDAQRRALLDELRAHGLTTLCLLVTSEQDSADVPAGVQRLRVEQLAADLARIGTTS; encoded by the coding sequence ATGCCGCCGCGCACCCTGTTTCGCCTGTTTCCCTTCGCTGCCCGCGCCAGCCGCGCCCTCGAGCAAGGTTTTACCGCCAGCGGCCGCCTGCTGCTCGGCGTGCTCTTGAGCGCGGCGGTGCTCGGCATCGACATCGGCCAGACGCTTGCCTACCAGTTGGCGATACTGGCCTTCGCGCTGCTGCTGGCGAGCTTCGTGCTGACGCTGCGCTGGCGGCCGCGGCTCGAAGTCAGGCGCATCCTGCCGAACATGGCGAGCAACGGGCACGTCAGCCATTACTGGCTGGAAATCACCAACCGCGGCCCGCGCGTCGAATCGGACCTGCTGGTTCACGACACGCTCGCACAACCTTCGCTGTCGCTGGCGCGCTTCAAGGCGTTGCGTGATACCTACGGCGGCGACAGCAACTGGTTCGACCGCGCCGTCGGCTTTCCACGCTGGGTGGCCTTGCGGCGCCGCGATCGCGGCGCCGAGCTGGTCGCGGTGCCGGTGCCGTCCATTGCGATTGGCGCGACCGTGCGCGTGCGCGTTGAACTGACACCGCTGCGACGCGGCTGGTTGCGCTTCGCGAGCCTGTGCATCATGCGCCCGGACCCGCTGGGCCTGTGCCGCGCCCGCCACCATGTGATCCTGCCCGACAAGCTGCTGGCCTTGCCGCGTCGCCACGCCCTGCCGGCGATCCATCTCGCCTCCGAGCGGCGCTATCAACCCGGCGGACTCAGCCTCGCCCACGCGGTCGGAGATTCCCAGGAATTCGCGGCGCTGCGCGACTACCAGCCGGGCGACCCGCGCCGCCACATCCATTGGCGCAGCTTCGCCAAGACCGGCACCCTCATCGTCAAGCAATACCAGGATGAGTACTTCGATCGCCATGCGCTGGTGGTCGACACGCGCAGCGTCGATGCGCCCGCGCGTTTCGAGGCCGTCATCGAAGTGGCCGCATCGGTGTTGAGCCAGCACCGCGCCCAGGATTCGATACTCGACCTGGTCATTGCCGGCAACGAAGTCCTGGAACTGAACGCCGGGCGCGGCCTCGGCGACAGCATGCGTGCGCTGGCTTACCTCGCCGAAGCGGTCGGCGCCGAGCACGACGATATCGCGGGTGTGGCCGCGCTGCTGCGCGCGCGCGTCGGCCAACTGGCCAGCATCATCCTGGTGTTCGGGCATTTCGATGCCCAGCGGCGCGCCCTGCTCGATGAACTGCGTGCCCATGGGCTGACGACACTGTGCCTGCTGGTGACGTCTGAACAGGACAGCGCCGACGTGCCGGCCGGCGTACAGCGCCTGAGGGTGGAGCAACTGGCCGCCGACCTAGCTCGAATCGGCACGACGTCATGA